A single genomic interval of Anopheles marshallii chromosome 2, idAnoMarsDA_429_01, whole genome shotgun sequence harbors:
- the LOC128709230 gene encoding uncharacterized protein LOC128709230 yields the protein MALREDTEIRARSFLYSNEKPSHLSTFSSSFDEFGPPYADLPMEILVKIFTYLTPSDRREASQTCRRWCEASCHSAFLENFWLVLHRQPFDVNVPPVRDLLHSFRHFPNIQLIEVDFERIGNFFTQFGPHIQRIVFDACEIQERDLIAILRCLPALRSLTIGSCRDLFMCVRLFDDAAEREKLRQTLASVSELSLTHIQYLSDGILHRIVDIMPSLSVLNLAGCHISFHQGLYRKFYPGDGKQPSESVLTFRYISRLIEERKESLRALDFSETLVDDNALEVLASMSPALRLERLELNRCEQLSNRGLGTLITAHANHLQYLNLSKTYRLTDACLLQICRELSGLRVLKMRECRALSNQGVRELVQLTALQVLDISYCKEVNGAGILEGIGSRPNHTLKELRIRALNLCEQSIIAVAENLSALHVLDLGYGFHAVSDLCVQFVIRNLVHLRELDLENCGKLSDEGLTGLGMLPKIERHLQGNQLSGVEVENAEPNQPAEEEGPPEPEPVVPQVAPPHMRISLRSRAEQEIVEDAERKKQLLEAMQRKDNLQSAQNESRSSFSGYYVGRLQQLCVLNLNGCNGLTDVTLMCNFRMVDLRKLCLARCQQISFEGIRAMVQGCPSIEQLDLSECHNINDRAVEQVVTHLRRLRMLSLRRCHQLTDFSLDHIACHGLQLRELDVRGCKHMCADPAMRLVNLPLLATILAGKQDETGNGVGGAFGNAFTIMPTPPPLPPPPRLSLRF from the exons ATGGCGCTCCGGGAGGACACCGAAATTCGCGCCAGGAGCTTCCTGTACTCCAACGAAAAACCATCCCATCTGTCCACCTTCAGTAGTAGCTTCGACGAATTTGGGCCACCGTATGCGGATTTACCGATGGAG attttggTCAAGATATTCACCTACCTTACACCGTCCGATAGACGCGAAGCCAGCCAAACGTGTCGCCGTTGGTGTGAGGCATCGTGCCATTCTGCATTCCTCGAAAACTTCTGGCTCGTACTGCACCGTCAACCGTTCGATGTAAATGTACCGCCCGTTCGCGACCTTCTCCACAGCTTCCGCCATTTCCCAAACATCCAACTCATCGAGGTGGATTTTGAGCGGATCGGCAACTTTTTCACCCAGTTCGGACCACACATCCAGCGTATCGTGTTCGATGCGTGTGAAATACAGGAACGCGACTTGATCGCCATACTGCGCTGTTTGCCAGCCCTGCGTTCACTAACGATCGGATCGTGCCGCGATCTGTTCATGTGTGTGCGACTGTTTGATGATGCCGCCGAGCGGGAAAAACTGCGCCAAACGCTGGCGAGTGTGAGCGAACTATCACTGACCCACATACAGTACCTTTCGGATGGAATTCTGCACCGGATAGTGGATATAATGCCGTCGCTGAGCGTGCTCAACCTGGCCGGTTGTCACATATCCTTCCACCAGGGACTCTACCGGAAGTTCTATCCGGGTGATGGCAAACAACCGTCGGAAAGTGTGCTCACCTTTCGCTACATCTCGCGCCTGATCGAGGAACGGAAGGAGTCACTCCGGGCGCTTGATTTTAGCGAAACGCTCGTGGATGATAATGCGCTAGAGGTGTTGGCGTCCATGAGTCCGGCACTGCGCCTGGAACGGCTCGAGCTGAATCGTTGCGAGCAGCTATCGAATCGCGGACTCGGCACGCTCATTACCGCCCATGCGAACCATTTGCAGTACTTGAACCTCTCGAAAACGTACCGGCTGACCGATGCCTGTCTGTTGCAGATTTGCCGCGAACTGTCCGGATTGCGGGTGTTGAAGATGCGTGAATGTCGTGCGCTTAGCAATCAGGGTGTGCGTGAATTGGTGCAATTGACCGCTCTGCAGGTACTGGACATATCGTACTGCAAGGAAGTTAACGGAGCGGGTATACTGGAGGGTATTGGATCACGCCCGAATCATACGCTGAAGGAGTTGCGCATCCGTGCGCTAAATCTGTGCGAACAGTCCATTATTGCGGTGGCGGAGAATTTGTCAGCATTGCACGTACTCGATCTAGGTTACGGTTTCCATGCCGTGTCGGACCTTTGTGTGCAGTTTGTCATCCGCAATTTAGTTCATTTGAGGGAACTTGATTTGGAAAACTGCGGAAAGCTGTCCGATGAAGGTTTGACGGGGTTGGGAATGCTTCCCAAGATAGAACGCCACCTACAAGGCAATCAATTAAGTGGTGTTGAGGTTGAAAATGCGGAGCCAAATCAGCCCGCTGAAGAAGAAGGTCctccggaaccggaaccggtggTACCGCAAGTAGCACCACCCCACATGCGAATATCGTTGCGCAGCCGTGCAGAACAGGAAATCGTGGAGGATGCCGAACGGAAGAAGCAACTGCTGGAGGCGATGCAGCGTAAGGATAATCTTCAATCGGCACAGAATGAGTCGCGATCGTCTTTTAGCGGGTATTACGTTGGACGGCTGCAGCAGCTGTGCGTGCTCAACCTAAACGGATGCAATGGACTCACGGACGTGACGCTGATGTGCAACTTTCGTATGGTGGATCTGCGCAAGTTGTGCCTTGCCCGGTGTCAGCAGATTTCGTTCGAAGGCATACGGGCCATGGTGCAGGGCTGTCCGTCGATCGAGCAACTCGATCTTAGCGAGTGTCACAACATTAATGATCGAGCGGTCGAGCAGGTGGTCACCCATCTGCGGCGTTTGCGAATGCTAAGCCTTCGGCGCTGCCATCAACTAACCGATTTTAGTCTCGATCACATCGCATGCCACGGGCTGCAGCTGCGTGAACTAGATGTGCGCGGTTGCAAGCATATGTGTGCGGATCCGGCCATGCGATTGGTAAACTTGCCACTACTGGCCACGATCCTTGCCGGTAAACAGGACGAAACCGGcaatggtgttggtggtgcgtTTGGTAATGCGTTTACAATTATGCCAACGCCAcctccactaccaccaccgccgcgTCTTTCGTTGCGTTTTTAA
- the LOC128708158 gene encoding uncharacterized protein LOC128708158 translates to MDRVKLCDQILLQKLHLLSNEVLRTNHGVTERDMEEAFKQSIGYRAPRFFPQNDGILAIVYSAIFVVVLFIITPFLAGFLELALGMRCIVPNNYLIWEATRPVSNCDFCRGVDRPIILQNLTREEFQPYAYSSRPIIIKRAVSHWPAVRLLNYTFLKDLYLKHPAALDSLHEDCQFLHFKSNFQTLRDVFRMSDERAEFRAGQQPWYVGWSNCNPAVLAELRKLYPKPHFLPDDAEMPNTDFVFLGYEQGAVMHIDYIPRLMWQAQLRGNKSWILAPTPECDAECRSFSFYVEPGDALLVDTRLWYHGTFIHSKGEFSLTIQSEYG, encoded by the exons ATGGATCGGGTGAAGCTGTGCGATCAGATACTGTTGCAGAAGCTGCATCTGCTAAGCAATGAGGTGCTGCGTACGAACCACGGTGTCACCGAACGGGACATGGAGGAAGCGTTCAAGCAATCGATCGGTTACCGTGCGCCCAGATTCTTCCCACAAAACGATGGCATCCTGGCGATCGTGTACAGTGCCATATTTGTGGTGGTGCTCTTCATCATCACACCGTTTCTGGCCGGGTTTCTCGAGCTAGCGCTCGGTATGCGCTGCATCGTGCCAAACAACTATCTTATCTGGGAAGCGACGCGTCCCGTTTCAAACTGTGACTTTTGCCGTGGCGTCGACCGGCCAATCATACTGCAGAACTTGACGCGCGAAGAGTTCCAGCCATACGCGTACTCGTCGCGTCCGATCATCATTAAGCGAGCGGTATCACATTGGCCGGCGGTGCGACTGCTTAACTACACGTTTCTGAAGGATCTGTACCTAAAGCACCCGGCAGCGCTGGACAGTCTGCACGAGGATTGTCAGTTTTTGCACTTCAAATCAAACTTCCAAACGTTGCGCGATGTCTTCCGGATGTCGGACGAGCGGGCCGAATTTCGGGCGGGTCAGCAACCATGGTACGTTGGGTGGAGTAATTGCAATCCGGCCGTACTGGCGGAACTGCGCAAGCTGTACCCGAAGCCACACTTTCTGCCGGACGATGCCGAAATGCCCAACACCGACTTTGTGTTTCTCGGGTACGAGCAGGGTGCTGTGATGCAT ATCGATTACATCCCCCGGTTGATGTGGCAGGCGCAGTTGCGTGGCAACAAAAGCTGGATCTTAGCACCAACGCCCGAATGCGATGCAGAATGTCGTAGTTTTAGCTTCTACGTTGAGCCAGGTGACGCGTTGCTCGTTGACACGCGGCTTTGGTATCACGGTACGTTTATCCATTCGAAGGGAGAGTTTTCTCTCACCATACAGTCCGAATATGggtaa